The nucleotide sequence TTAAAAGTGGGTTCATCCATGTCCTGAGAAAGATGTTGATAAAATCATGCTGTTTGCATTTGCATGCGCTTCCTGTTAGTCATTTTATAGACATTCTACACGCGATAAATCCtaaaggggcggagcttcacGAACAGGAGTGTGAATCATTCAACCAATGAAGGGGGGATTTTCTACTTTTGAAAAATAGACGAATCTTTCCTAATGCacctttttctttaaaaaaaaaaaaaagttcaataaCACAAGAATTGTACCAGAATCACAAAaaggtatatatactgtacaagtTCACTAGCTTTCACTTCCTATACACAATCTAGATCAGGGGCATATCTGAAActattacaaaaaacaaaacatatatatatatatatatatatatatatatatcaaggtATAACAGAGCACAGAATTAAATAGTCATTAAACTTGACTAAAAGGACCTGAAGAGGAGACACATTTTGACAAATATCTGAAAAGTTGACCACAACAGCAGAAAAGTATACAGAATTTAGCCCACGCTCGTCAGCACCACCTGAGATCTCAGCAACAGCACAATTCAGGAGATATACATCAGAGATATGATGAAGGTTTTTGGtctaacattttacatttctttagcagatgcccttatccaaagtgacttacattctatctcattttatacaactgagcaattaagggccttgctcaagggtccagcagtggcagcttggtggaccttggattcaaactcataaccttctccAACCCCTTAACCACTGCACTACCACATGTAATATTGTATAAATCTCCTTCCACTAGCTCTTCTCCTTCAGTAGATCTTTTTCACAATCCCAAAATACAAGTGTCACACTACCTGTGGCTGCTTTACACTGATAACATAAATGAGCTGAGTCACTTTTGTTGTTTCTcagtaatgtgtgtgcatgtgtgtgtgcatgtgtgtgtgcatgtgtgtgtgtgtcaatagTTTTGTGTAAAACAACTCCCCCTCTTTAAAGGTTAGTCAATATTTCTGTTTAGAAACAGAGCTGTTTCTTGTTATTAAGCTAGTTGCTTAATGCCTTCAGACCATCATGAGGCCCTGTAACTTTCAGACACAAAGACAAGCACACTGTCATATATTCAATTCAGcgcaattcaattttatttgtacagcgcttttaacaattaacattgtctcgaagcagctttacagaacataggagCTAAAAACATGGTGCacaaagtcctagatgttagacaaaatcctTCCTAGTGGGCGAGCCTGAGGCGACctgtgacaaggaaaaactcccttagatgatatgaggaagaaaccttgagaggaaccagactcaaaagggaagttggtccatctctggatgcctcagggtttcacagggttggcctctgtctactggagctggcacaatctccagatgcctcaggatgggtagaaaaaggaaccggtggaaaggaattaggtTAGCTGCCGttcatgatattagcagcactagatgataatgtgcattcaatcagatgtactggagtacgaGGTTATGGGAggaattatgtgtatgccaggctaaagagatctatgtttaaactgggagagcatgtctgagccccgaacactgtcaggaaggctattccaaagcttaggagctaaatacgaaaacgctctacccccttttgtagatATTCTGGGAAGTACCAGAAGTCTGATCTCAaggagcgtggtggattgtaacgtgtcagaagactggttagatacgtgggaactaaaccatttagagccttgtacgtaaGCAGTGCTAGTTTGAATCTACATATACAGCGGATGGATCAGCTTCCTGGGGGTATAAAAAGAATAGAAACTGCAGTATACGTGAGTAATTGGGTTATTAATGTGACTAATATCAGAAGGTCACGAAGAAGCTAAAACACCAGTAAAGAAATGTATCTTCATTCAGTGGATTATGTAAATTTCTCCATTTTGCATCTGCAAAATGCAAACCCTTTAGACCTGCACACCGCTGCTCAATCCTGCCGTAGAAATAGAAAAGTTTATCagacgttttcaatcagtgtaaagaaatgaatgatgttcaggctgtgagtctgatctaaaacgagtctgttggctttcagtgtgttttagacgtgtgttttctCTTGTTGTATAACCTtccacagaattttactggctgAAGATAAATTTTATCTGcatatgaacaagcacttggagcacgACAGAGAGCAGAGacgggtttgatatcaacatagGGTTTGGTATCATTTAATTGGAAGGGTTTGTTGGATTATATTGCTCCTAGTAGGCtacagaaaaaacagaaattcttatgaaacactacaaattcttaaagctctgagtgtccaCTTTcaatatgagcttcatatttaccatcactgtggagtgagacatgacaaagacattcaatgctaaAACAGAGACAAGATAAAACAGGAGCAATTTCTCTTTCACCTGGAATACTGAAATAGAAAATTAGCCCACTAGCCAGTATCtacttctgtttttgtttgtttgtttgtttgttttaacatgtttttctattcatttttgcatatataataatatgacCTGTCCCTGCTCttatgcatctatctatctatctatctatctatctatctatctatctatctatctatctatctatctatctatctatctatctatctatctatcagtatcTTTATTCTGTCATCTCCATTATCAGTATCATCTAACATCTGGGTCTTTGCACAACATGTATTTAATTGAACATAtaaatctgtctgtttctcactctcttctttgttttgtttctctgtcttAGTAACCGAATTCACGAATCTATAAAATCTTGTTTGGTTCTCGCTTTTATTCCCAGTTCCCACTTCTGTCACGTCCACAAGTTCCTACTGAGATAACAACATGCCTCATGCTCGAAAGCCGTGCACCGTCTCCAATTCTGTCCAAAACCTACACGCGAGATCGTACCATTGTGGAAAGTAAACTGAAAGTAAGAGGTCGGACATTGTCTTCGGCGTTTCCGAGCTTTGTGACTACTCTGTTGTGTTAAGATAAAGAACAATAGCAGAACTGTCAGGATCCTCTGACTGAGGTGCTTCACATGGACTCGGTTCAGGgctttgtttttgctttgtttttaatggagATTGATGAATGGAGTCTCTTCACGTATTTAGCTCAGTTCACtgattttatacagcaggaataGTTACACAAATGTTCGGCTTAGGTTTCTACATAAACCGTGTCGTCATGTTCCTGCATGAAGTACTGGAGACTCCCATAACAAGCAGGGATGGCCATGATAGACTACAAGCCTGGTCAAGCACGATTACAGTGCATACTGGCAGACAGATGTGTTCGTGTTAAGAAGTTATTACACCCAaatgcctcacagctccacaaTTCAATACTTACAGCGTGTTACACTCCCTGTAGAGTCACGTGTTTCCTCTCTCCATATCCACTTGGGTTACtgctgggttctctggtttcctccagccTCCCAAATACGACTGAGCGCTTCATATTCATGACTCTAAATATGAACAAATTTGAACAAATATTATAGCCTTACCAAACAAATctttcattctctgtctctctctatctctgtgtctctttctctatctctgtgtctctttctctatctctgtctctctctctctctctctctctctctctctcactctctccacttGGGTTACtgctgggttctctggtttcctccagagAATGAGTGCCTCATATTCATGACTCTAAATATGAACAAATATCaattaaccactgagctacacgtccacagattttctaaataaatattttgtttatattatcTATCACTCTTAACATTAAATTATAGCTTTTACCAAACAAATCTTtcattcatgtttatttaaacaGTTTACGCTATTTATTTCCGACTTGTAGGTATAATGcttaaagaataataataataaaaaatcaatttaatttatttgtatagcgcttttaacaattgacatttgtctcaaagcagtatagaaacagagaaggaaaaaaaaatgataaagaaaatGATTCACACCGTCTCAGATCTGCCGTTCCATCTGTCAGCTTgagacagcaaggaattagtgtctataatgacctcagacactacactgacctcatAGCTCCTCATGAGACTCggttgctgttgtagatatAGGACAATATTTACATTGacattatttattgtccagtgtcacccaaatgaggacgaggttcccttctgagcctggttcctctcaaggtttcttcctcatatcatcacagggagtttttccttgcctcagtcacctcaggcttgatcattagggataaaatggtataataatttaatttaataattttcttttctcctttctctgtttctcttcttctgtaaagctgctttgggacaatgtccattgtaaaaggtgctatacaaataaaacgaattaaattgaataaagtttaaagttaagttagcTATTTTATCccttaattttaatttactattattatgtatatattttttaaaaatgggacacagagtctgtctctctctgtctttctttccctctctctgtctttctttctctcttcctctctctctctctctctctctctctgtttttctctctctctctgtcgctctctttctatgtgtctctctctttctctctttctcactctctctctctctctctctctctctctctctctctctctctgtctctctctctctctctgtctctctctctctctctctctgtccgtgtccgtctctctctctctctctctctctctctctctctctccgagaGCGCGTGAGCGTgcagtgattaaaaaaagaaagaaaaaaaaagttatgatgACGCAACAACtcgcagccaatcagagagcagggACAAAAAGCAGCGCCGAGCTCCTCGCGCACATTTACAGGGTCAAGAGCTGTAGGACTGTGATAATGTTCTCGAGACTCGTCAGCACATAAAGGCGAGggcttctcctcctcctcctgtccgCTTCCCGAGCTCTATTTCTGGATGTATTTTGGCGGAAACAGATTGACCGGTAGGTAAGTGACGAAACGCACATTTTGGCAAGCTTTTGTGTTgagttgaaaaaaatatatatagatataataacaataaaggAAGGAAATTAATCTTCCGTATTTTCAAATGCGGGAACGAGAGCAAGGCGCGAGCTCCCAAACACACCGGCGCGTGAGCAATAACAACCACAACAATAAGGATAAATATCACAAAGcggtcagtgtttacagggtcGTGTGGTCAGGAGAGGTGAATGTTTTGTCTGAGGTGGCTAACCCCTCAGGGggaattttagttttttttttgtccttttttatgCGCCTCAaagtatttctctttttttctcttaattGCAAGCCAACACCTCTTTAGTGTGCAGTTTTGGAGAAACCTGAAAAACCTGAACCCGAGTTTTCATTTTCTCTACACTCCAGAGTTCAGTGAAAGATAAAATGCGTTGTTTTTCAGCCAGAAAGCAGCTCTCTTGTGTGAGAGGAAAGTGTCCTTGCTGCTATAAGCCGTGTTTttgcttatatttatatatatatatatatatatatatatatatatatatatatatatatatatatatatatatatatatatatacgcagTCTTTATAGATTTCTATCCCGAATCGTTCCAGATTCATATGATAATTCGAGGTGAATCGATTCACTGCTGTCACGAATCGATTCATTTCATCTCGATTCTCTGAATGTTTTTCGATGAAGAAACAGGActggaaagattttttttcagatttttatttctgaattatAAGCAATGCAAAAcaatgctttttgtttgtttgtttttgcttttgtttttttggtgtataaaataaactaaataaatgaaatggataTGAACTGAGGCTTAATATACATTTtgtaaacagatataaaatTCAGACTCTTCAtattttatagatagatagatagatagatagatagatagatagatagatagatagatagatagatagatagatgggaagagagagatagatgggaagagagatagatagatagatagatagatagatagatagatgggaagagggatagatagatagatagatagatagatagatagatagatagatagatgggaggagagagagaaagagggatagatagatagatagatagatagatagatagatagatagatagatagatagatagatataatctaatataatatGTCAAGAAAATAGACCCTTTTTTTTAGTGAAACTAAATGGGGTGAAAGGTTCGACTCATTCACACCAAGTATTGTCTTATCTCTTCTGTACTTGACAAACAACTATAATGGTCTATGGATTTAAACAAGGACATGTGTGAAGGCTGTCACGATATCACTACAATAATGATAGAAGGTCAGGAAAAACAGATAGATGTTGGCTTTTGTTAGCAAAACTAAACAAGGTGAGACTTCGGCTAAAACATGACGACGTCTTaaagtatttattcatttctttcctGGACATCGTTTCAAACCTTTTGTACCAGGCTTGTCACGATACCAGGATATGATTTTGATACCGATAtataaatagcaaaaaaaaaaaagagaaaatgaaagtgttttattggTGTTTGTCCTCCTTCATACTGAGGTTAAGGTACAAAATGATTTATACGAAGAGGAGTCGAATGAAAACTTTAATAATTAAACCTCCACTGTCCTCAATGACCGTTTCTCCTGCCACCTAAATCCCTGATAGGCTTTAATGACAACTATTTATAATGAACAATCTGAAATAAACAAGAAATGTGAAGGTtttcattcatctctctctctctctccctcacactacacaatatggACGATTTAAAGTACAAAATAATAGCGTTATAATACTGTCACATTAGATATGGATTATTATCTTTGCTAATAAAAAACTTACAAGCAACAATTAAAGTGGTGTCATaaaaggagagaaaataaaacagcaaatcCAATCATTTCCTCGTTGTAGTGATTATGAAGAAGCTGTAAAATGACGTCACCTTTATTTATACAGCATCGATAGGACTCTAAGAATCAAGTTTGAACGAATTGAATGAAATGGAGGATGAGAAATGTCCGACAAACGGGACGAAACAGAAGACCCtaaagagaataaataaaacaaatcagcttTAAATCGGATTTAAAAAGCTATAAAGCGGAAAGGGTTTATACAATGCGTAGAAAAGTGTACGTTGATGTTGTGTTAATATTTTGTCTCGCCGATATCCATATCATTTTGTCATAACAGCCGCCCTGAAATTTAATCCGCTTTGCTTTCATGTTGATTTGTTTGGAGAATCACGAGCTCACATATGTTACTCATTACATCTCTCCTTGTACGCAggcacatctgtgtgtgtgtgtgtgtgtgtgtgtgtgtgtgttttagatttgCTAATGAACCTGAAAATGCGATTTGTTTGCAACATAATATTTCCCCTAAACAGCATCACGCCGGTTTAACTCGGCGTATTCATTGAAATTTTATTGTATAGGAAATTGACATGCATTTAAACCACGCCTACGTGTTGTTACTGAATTAATATAATGAGCCAAAAGAATGATCCgggtgatgatgtggtgatgtttaCTGGAACTGGTATGCGTTTCTCAGAGTAACCTGACCAAACGACTTCACTTCTATCATGAAAGCGTATATATGTCTCTCATAAACGTATATAAAAAGTATTGAATGTGTGGAAGTTTAAGTTCAGATCTATAAAGTTCTCCAAGGAGTGTATCCTTCTCTGGTGCCTGAGTGCATGCGATGGTTTCCTGCCACTGGGAACAGATGTAGTGCAGGAGATCTTCATCTGCGTGTCATTTCATGACATCACTGCATTGCATTACACCCACTTCTTTCTGCACTTCAGTTATTCCTACATTTCCGTGTCTTCGTTCCGGGCCTCGGCGTAGGCGCGTAATTAATACGAGGCGCTGTAGATTTATACCGTAAACACCATCTCGGTGGAAGTTATGGTTTTCATTACGATCTGTGgatttctttcacttttctttttagTTAAGAGCTGCATCTGTGTTCGTTTAGAAGCCTGGAACTGGCTGTGCGAGTGCGTGGGTTGTTTCTGATGCACTACTGATATCCAGGCTCTCCTACTAAAGCTATTCATCATGAGCAGATATCCAGATCTACGAATTGCATTTGCATACAGTTAACTCTTGCTCCAGTTAACATCATAAGGAATAAAACGAAACGGCGAATCGAATACAAGAGCCACTGCAAATGATGTGTAGTATGAGATCGCTCGTTTTGAGGCATTGGTACAAAAGccctggtcagggtcacggcTTTCTCATGTAGCTGAACCTTCAGGGTAATGGCAGAAGATCTGGACTCCATATTAGCCAAGAAACAGCAAGAGGACATTGACAGCATCGTGTTTTAGGGACATGCCTACAGAAACAAACCTGGGTGCAACCAGAGattgtttatttactaaagTCTTGCAGATTGATGAGACAGTGAACTTCACATCATTTGGAGTCTAGTATTTAGCTGACCCTCATAAGAGGTCACTGTCACAGCTGTAAACACCACAACTTCCTTCTTCTATGGGGGAAGTAGAGAAAAGTCAGCTTTGTTTCtaggctaaaaaaaaacatgacgcACGTCTCCTGCAGAGTCCAGCCAATCAGATGACGACTTCCAAACTCAGGAAGCGTTTCCGAATCTATGTGCTGTTTGCATCAGACGCTCAGACAGTGGTTGGTGGGTTTGATGGTCAAGGCTGAGAGTAGGGATTCGGTGAATCCAGAGCCGGTCCCATGAACATGACGAgagttttgtttggttttttgaGAGAtgggagaaaactggagaacccagaggaaacgaTAGGAACTTTCCAAGGCTTTAAATACCATCCAGATAGTGTGACTGAATTTCAACAATGATCTCAAAGATCATTTATTGAGTTCAAATTGTCAGTATGGTTTGTCTAATTGTTTGTCTAATTGTCTAATCAGTCTAATTGTGCATTATTTATATAAGATGAAAATagattttattagttttatgtaattatttttttattccagtcACTCCTTGAGGACTGAAAGTTTTAGATATGCATGCAATTATAGATAATGACAGAATCAAGCTTGAGAAATGATACAAAGCCTTTATCACCTGAAACTATTTAGATTTTAATGATAAAATGACATCTTTAATACCAAACAATGTACTTGTTTTAATAAAGAATTAATGAATTGTAATTTGAGAAGTCAGACCCCCTGCTTTAATTCCTCTCctgttaataaatgtttatattctgATTCTCACGATGTTTTCTTTTGCATGTGATGAGCAGATCCTTCAGTCTTCAGCTTCTGACCGGATGTCCCCGATGGAGGGCGAGTTACTCCCACAGGAAAGCAGAATCTAGCAGACGTCACTTTGGATCCAATGCTGAACATCTCCATGTCAGTCGCAGCCGATAGCTGCGAGGGACGCTATAAGAATGTTTCGTATTTCTACTCCATTAGAAACAAGAACATCAGTGCAGAATGGAAGACACGGGACTTCGTGGTGGTGGGACTCGGAGTCCCCGTGTGCATCTTCATCCTCTTCGCCAACCTGCTGGTGATGATGGCTATTATCGTGAACCGGCGCTTCCACTTTCCCATCTATTACCTGTTAGGTAACATGGCGGCGGCGGACCTGTTCGCCGGCATCTCCTACCTCAACCTCATCTTCCACACGGGGCCGTGGACCATAGGGCTCACGCAGAACGAGTGGCTGGTGCGAGGAGCGCTGATCGAGATGAGTCTAACGGCGTCCGTGGTCAACCTGCTGGCCGTGGCATGGGAGAGACACCAGAGCATCTTCACCATGCAGCTGCACAGCACCATGTCCAACCGGCGCGTGCTGATGTTCATCGTAGGGATCTGGGTCATAGCCATCATCATGGGTCTGGTCCCCACTATGGGCTGGAACTGCGTGTGCAACCTTAAGGCCTGCTCCACCGTAGCGCCGCTGTACGCTCGCAGCTTCCTGGTCTTCTGGGCTGTACTCAACCTCATCACCTTCTCCATCATGGTGGCCATTTACACTCGCATCTTCATCTACGTGCGCCGGAAGAGCCAGAGCACGCTGCCATACATGCTTAACGTCAGGCAGAACGACACACTGGTCGGGTTGATGAAAACCGTCTCCATGATTCTGGGtaaaagtctgtctgtctgtctgtctgtctgtctgtctgtctgtctgtctgtctgtctgtctgtctatctctaattttttaaatatcttagTGGGATTTGGGTTAGCATCAATCAGttattatatctatatttatttatttatttaattaattttatttaattaattattgtttCTTAATATTTTAGTGGGACAGTTTAGCATCagtcagatatttatttattttatttacttattttaatatttatttattttattaatcttaCTGGGATTGGTTAGCATCTGTCAGTTATTAATTTAGTTCattaatttagtttattattattattattattattattattattattatttatttcatttttttttttacatatctgACTGGGACCAGTTAGCATCAGTCAGGGAACACAGTGATGCTAATCGAGTGTTACAGATGCAAATCAGTGAATAAATGCTGAACTGAGGGTGAGTGATTGGAGATATGATTGAGCCTCAGTTAAATATAGGGACAGAAATTTgcatacattcatttaaatataatgCGACTAAGTTTAAATCAAATCATTCACAAAGCTTTATTAAGATGAGGAGATGAAGTTTAGAAGGAAATGCTTGTGCCGACTTGATCAAGCCAATACTTGATGACTGACTTTATAAACTGAGAAAATAACCACAATTGTCCTCAATCGGGCTTGAAATTCTTTACATTTTCTCAGTCTGcccttatttgtttattaaggaGCATGTAGCACTTTCTAACACTAAAGTTCTATTTACTTTCTCAGAAAAATCAaatcactgaaactggagactcgcTCCATCAATGTTGAATAATCTCCTTTTAGGAGAGAAAGATTGATTTTGTCAGTAAAATagaaatgtgttgttttttatttactattaagCCCTAGATGGCGTAGCTCGATCCCCTCGCGAGTCCCGGTTTACGAGTTGTTAATGGAAAGGTGTTTAAGGAGGAGAGCTTTAACTCCACAGTTGCTGATGAAGTCTTTTAATGGGGATTTTGGAGGGTTGGGATGCTCCTGTAATCCTCATTTCCTGTCTAGAGCTGAGATAAGATAAAGGACATCGGCATTGTTCTTCTCTTATATCCATTGTCCCGACTTCCTAAGATCCTTACTGCTGGTCCTCATGGTTACtaaacagattatttatttatttttttttatttatttttttttaaacagtaagGAGCCAGAATTATCTACTGAACTCCAGacgatgaataaaataaaaacaattacaaaCAAAAAGTAAACCTAATAAAGCGATATGAAAGCGTATTTGTATTCCTGAAGCCTCAGCTGTGGATCAGTGGTTAATGTTGTGTCCTAGAAACCCAAGAGTTTGGAGTTGAAATCCCTCAGAGACGCTGTAGGGGTTTCGAGCGACACCCTTCACCCCTTCAGCCCCCGGGGCTCCATACCAGTCCTGACCCCGCGCTCCGACCCCGTGCTCCGACCCTGGATCCTTTCCAACTAGGGACATGTGAAGAAAGCATTTCATTGTactgtacaagtgtgtgtgtgtgttttataatgatgACCGTAAAGCAGATTTTGTTATATCACCACATTATGTAAGTTTTTTTGGCTGTGTGAGAAATTCTCCTTCTCACCAAATCTCCCTGAAGATCCTTTGTTTTTAAAACTAGATATTTATCCAGACCCAGAGAATATTTTTCTGCAGGAAGCTCTTCGTAAATGTGCATTCATTCCTCTAAATGTGAATTTAGCTTTATAACTAGCATACTAGATGAGCTGGGGTTTGACCTAGattaatggacattgtctcagagtAGCTTCACAATAGTagagaaacatagaaatatgaagtttaaaatgaagctatttatttgtaattgttCACTATCTTTCCGGataatgctagctagcttgaACTAAGCCGGATTTATTTCCAATATTTAGCTGAACTGAGAGGAATTTTCTAGTTTTGTAGAAAATATTGTGGATAAATCACGGTCACAAATGCTGCTTTAGTTTATAGTGCTAATACTTTAAGTCTAATACTTAGGGGTGTGTATACTTATGCAACTAGTTAAGTTATTTTAGTTTCTTTTGTCCgtaacattaatgtttttcactttaaatgtggaaaaacttcTGACATTTTTCTCacaatttctgtttttttgtttttgtttaggtAAAAAAACCCTGCTATTTTAACAGCCATTTAATATCCATTTTATCTATAAATGGTCATTCTTTCTCTGCTAAAACTAGCCATCACACatgagctaatctgacaggatttcagTCAAAATTCATCCATAAATGTTTCCTTATCTTTGCTGCTCATTTTTAGCTTGAAAACACGTGCTAGCTATCCAGAGTCTTGAGGGAATTCAGTTCTCTGCTAATGCTAGCAAGAAAACATGAGCTAACCTGAGAGGATTTTTTCAGAGAATTCAGTTCTAAATGTTCATTATCTTCCCTGCTAATGCTAGCAACAAAGCATGAGCTGACCTTTTTGAGGGAATTTACTTCTAAATGTTCAGTATCTTCCCTGTAATGCTAATGCTGGCTAGAAAACATAAGCtgacctgacaggatttttgaCAGAATTCAGTTCTAAATGTTCATTATCTTCcctgctaatgctagctagaaAGCATGAGCTGACCTGAGAAGATTCTTTGAGAGAATTCACTTATGAATGTTCATTATCTTCCCTGCTAATGCTAGCAACAAAGCATGAGCTGACCTTTTTGAGGGAATTTACTTCTAAATGTTCAGGATCTTCCCtgtaatgctaatgctaacctGACTGAGTAAAAACAGCTCAATAAATGTCTAATCTTTCTCTGCTAttggcagcaagtaaacatgagctaatctgacaggatgtCTGATAATCATCCATAAAtgtttatcatcctcctccctGCTAGTGCTAGCCAGCAAAGGTGAGCTAACCTGACCGGATTTCTCCGC is from Hemibagrus wyckioides isolate EC202008001 linkage group LG24, SWU_Hwy_1.0, whole genome shotgun sequence and encodes:
- the lpar2a gene encoding lysophosphatidic acid receptor 2a, with the translated sequence MLNISMSVAADSCEGRYKNVSYFYSIRNKNISAEWKTRDFVVVGLGVPVCIFILFANLLVMMAIIVNRRFHFPIYYLLGNMAAADLFAGISYLNLIFHTGPWTIGLTQNEWLVRGALIEMSLTASVVNLLAVAWERHQSIFTMQLHSTMSNRRVLMFIVGIWVIAIIMGLVPTMGWNCVCNLKACSTVAPLYARSFLVFWAVLNLITFSIMVAIYTRIFIYVRRKSQSTLPYMLNVRQNDTLVGLMKTVSMILGAFVICWTPGLVILLLDGLQCTSCQVLKYEKYCLVLAECNSLVNPIIYSCRDEDMRNTFKRILCFLCRRDQEQEVEPSNIYSDTLKTDGLLTEKYSDNGNHNHRERISF